From Vanessa tameamea isolate UH-Manoa-2023 chromosome 26, ilVanTame1 primary haplotype, whole genome shotgun sequence, one genomic window encodes:
- the LOC113393860 gene encoding protein ref(2)P-like, with translation MVNYCCVQGCNRNSRANKHLNFYSLPKEKYRQKQWLKLAGRDDLLDQDLERLRKSLRFCSRHFQPNCIKNRFLSNDAVPSKSLPGSMSQDETDTEPEKHEGVVCDSCSEPICGFRYKCVTCDNYDLCQKCEMLGSHPQHYMLRIPKSIKFQVADDLLSKWREFFKAEHVIPDSNINDLSSDDEPVTKYIRVRNYDSGIDLSEDVKRDIRCEVDRALKSIEEKKKQKSTATSDEVPSKKIKLDNEMTIEIAKPVSSTPELAFADVNDYDQNDVKTEGTSSAPLATQGQTQPLYYMKLSGDLSELMMELTQTNKDG, from the exons ATGGTAAACTATTGCTGTGTTCAAGGTTGTAACCGCAACAGCCGAGCTAACAAACACCTCAATTTTTATAGTTTGCCAAAAGAAAAATACCg tcagAAACAGTGGCTAAAACTAGCTGGCAGGGATGATTTGCTGGATCAAGACCTGGAAAGACTTCGGAAGTCACTTAGGTTCTGTTCTCGTCATTTTCAACCGAATTGTATCAAAAACAGATTCCTAAGTAATGATGCTGTGCCTAGCAAAAGTCTTCCAGGATCAATGAGTCAag aTGAAACAGATACAGAACCAGAGAAGCATGAAGGAGTTGTGTGTGACAGTTGCTCCGAGCCCATTTGCGGCTTTCGTTACAAATGTGTGACATGTGACAACTATGATCTCTGTCAGAAGTGTGAAATGCTTGGTTCACATCCGCAGCATTACATGTTAAGGATACCTAAGtcaattaaattt CAAGTTGCAGATGATCTACTAAGTAAATGGAGAGAATTTTTCAAAGCTGAACATGTCATACCGGATtctaatattaatgatttatccAGCGATGATGAACCAGTTACGAAATACATCCGAGTAAGGAACTATGATAGTGGTATTGATCTCTCAGAAGATGTAAAGAGAGATATCAGATGTGAAGTTGATCGAGCTCTTAAATCGATTGaggaaaagaaaaaacaaaagtcGACGGCCACTTCTGATGAGGTTCCAAGCAAAAAGATTAAATTAGATAATGAAATGACGATTGAAATAGCAAAACCAGTATCGAGTACTCCTGAGTTAGCTTTTGCTGATGTTAATGATTATGATCAGAATGATGTCAAGACTGAGGGAACTTCGTCTGCTCCTTTAGCGACACAGG GCCAAACGCAACCGCTGTACTACATGAAGTTGAGTGGAGATTTATCAGAATTAATGATGGAGTTGACTCAGACCAATAAAGatggataa
- the LOC113393877 gene encoding protein lethal(2)essential for life-like, protein MSLPPFLLGYDFQHPHRIVDQDFGLALTPDDLLMAAVAPLFSRDYYRPWRQQTAATRDVGSTIRSDKDKFQVNLDVQHFAPEDITVKTVDGYIVIEGKHEERKDEHGFISRQFTRRYVLPEGCDPETVQSKLSSDGVLTVIAPRKPAVSNNERVIPIAQTGPVRKEIKDQDSQASANGE, encoded by the coding sequence atgtctCTACCACCTTTCCTGCTCGGCTACGACTTTCAACACCCTCACCGGATCGTAGACCAGGATTTCGGTTTGGCGCTAACACCAGATGACTTACTAATGGCCGCCGTCGCACCCTTGTTCTCTCGCGATTATTACAGGCCGTGGCGTCAACAAACTGCTGCCACTAGAGACGTCGGCTCCACCATCAGAAGCGATAAGGACAAATTCCAAGTTAATCTAGACGTGCAGCACTTCGCACCAGAGGATATTACAGTGAAGACGGTCGACGGTTATATTGTCATCGAAGGGAAGCACGAGGAGAGAAAAGATGAACATGGCTTTATTTCCCGACAATTTACGAGACGATACGTGCTTCCTGAAGGCTGTGATCCCGAAACGGTACAGTCGAAACTGTCTTCTGACGGAGTTCTCACTGTAATTGCACCAAGAAAGCCAGCGGTATCGAATAATGAACGCGTTATTCCCATTGCTCAGACTGGTCCTGTCAGAAAGGAGATCAAGGATCAAGATTCTCAAGCTAGTGCTAACGgagaataa
- the LOC113393867 gene encoding protein lethal(2)essential for life-like: protein MSKLFYLISLAIVFAVGRGEEECPQKQKSELFDQDFGLALTPDDLLTSMMSPWMMRDYYRPWRYLESFTHDLGSTIKTEKDMFTINLDVQHFSPNELTVKTSDGYVVVEAKHEEKKDQHGFVSRQFVRKYALPEGTESDNVVSKLSSDGILTITAPRKEVDAKGERVVPITQTGPVRKEAKENKEGSCSAENKCNH from the coding sequence ATGAGTAAGTTGTTCTATTTAATTAGCTTGGCGATTGTTTTTGCCGTCGGTCGTGGCGAAGAAGAATGTccacaaaaacaaaaaagcgAACTTTTTGACCAAGACTTCGGACTGGCTTTAACGCCTGATGATTTACTTACTTCAATGATGTCACCGTGGATGATGAGAGATTACTACCGACCTTGGAGATACCTGGAATCGTTCACTCATGACTTGGGTTCTACTATCAAGACCGAGAAAGATATGTTTACAATTAACTTGGATGTTCAGCATTTCTCACCAAATGAGTTAACTGTTAAGACATCCGATGGTTACGTGGTCGTTGAAGCTAAGCATGAAGAAAAGAAGGATCAGCACGGATTCGTTTCCCGACAGTTTGTAAGGAAATATGCTTTGCCTGAAGGTACTGAATCCGACAACGTGGTGTCCAAACTTTCCAGCGATGGTATTCTAACAATCACAGCACCAAGAAAGGAAGTAGATGCTAAAGGAGAGAGGGTGGTGCCAATAACCCAGACGGGTCCAGTTCGCAAAGAAGCCAAGGAAAACAAAGAAGGTTCATGTTCTGCTGAAAATAAGTGTAACCACTAG
- the LOC113393855 gene encoding tyrosine-protein phosphatase 69D, whose product MAPSAAMTMVHLVRKYFVTLALYFGCIASCYPVFAQDTAQILDLQLYKIDVGKDTNVSCSVSPSEASVEWLYNNEPIAISDRLKQEFEERLLQKKDLDGNPQKYKVYNLTIANATSSDDGNYTCVVKLGEMRSDKTVVLDLSFPGKLVNKTMGPIKQNVTDQNNVSMKCIFQLYKPSEVRWWKQGKDDEIIDFSQKSGKRIDLKHIESEFDLHIRSPEDNGTYICEVWDSVTSTNITGEIDIIVFAAPQVVIDTVIPISASQLFLNWTIRSYNSPIKTYSLMYRRLPSNDFSLYTREKIGIKNISFVMEGLENSTKYQLKLEVATTYGPSKPHIYESTVRTLDKDPIFVPNISINGFSATSVTIGWAPPPEDIAELIHYYLLEARKMDEVAPRSAYHSRDSRNLPYMFDNLEPHSTYVFRVCACSDFTKQCGNWSAEMQAATLDGIPGRPSNVTVHCASSWINLTWQPPLKPNAEIKGYTMELTGNATYRDRYGTVKEDMWGPLTKFKTNDSRSVRFEELQPNMNYTVRLSAMTRTRRRGDEELRHCATAPAPPDAPPRPRWRKVRENDKYVFAMYLPRISERNGPICCYRVYMVRLLPHFDWNNLPRPKDIGIVEYEEAHGVIPVLGAYITDVFSNDNFPSESELIIGDGKTYFNPEDPGLNREPCKRCLTKPRRAYEISPPPRLPVTTTPTTTRDEFFEDEIDTTAEPEEEKRDKRSPELERDYMKNPMMMDRQVEIEIKEELLVKDGLLDPSANYTLFIELIPGSEEDEPLYSEYLNVLMAAATPVAPPPTTTLEIALLVTCVVAALVVVGAAALCVRQARRSRKHHHHHDRNPLQAAFRYVVDHIGGRQQLISAVPPDMPPIAKEDLAAAYAERQADSDYGFQKEFELLQMLPECFPDRTTHASEARENQPKNRYPDIKAYDQTRVKLTQIDGISGSDYINANYVMGYKERKQFICAQGPTDTTVNDFWRMIWEHGLELIVMLTNLEEYSKVKCSKYWPDEVRGVRAFGNITVHHVSEKRYSDYIVRELKISKQPLNADGQPIVENNGIAKRNGDCGIGDASAPTSPRELKGETRLVRQYHFLMWKDFAAPEHPHSILKFIKRVNEAWSNMVGRPVVVHCSAGVGRTGTLVALDCLLEQLRATGHAAVFNTVAELRRQRNFLVQSLKQYVFVYRALVEYAHYGDTEIPASRLKSSIDRLRNTPEGADKCLMEHEFEKMMEPPVAEPAKSCAAGGAEELRARNRSAECLPYDRNRVILAPLPGRDYSTYVNASFIEAYDNTEGFIITQDPLPGTIMDFWRMVSEHNVSTIVMLSELGDGKCPRYWDDGTVQYEHISVEYEESESCPYYTRRQFRVTNNKSGEWRCVRHLQYQGWPTAAGHVPEVTRGLAELAELAAPLERDEHSHTPLLVHCQLGTERSSLFVALCVLIWQLRVERRVDVACVARKVRSQRARTIDTFLQYEFLHRAILNYAELHNLLEDS is encoded by the exons ATGGCACCGTCTGCCGCCATGACGATGGTTCACTTGGTCAGGAAGTACTTCGTAACACTTGCGCTTTATTTTGGGTGTATCGCATCGTGTTATCCAGTTTTTG CTCAAGATACAGCCCAGATTTTAGATctacaattatacaaaatagaTGTTGGTAAGGATACAAATGTCAGCTGCAGTGTTTCACCCTCTGAAGCTTCTGTGGAGTGGCTATATAACAATGAACCTATTGCAATATCTGATCG ATTAAAACAAGAATTTGAAGAGCGGctgttacaaaaaaaagatctaGATGGAAACCCCCAGAAGTACAAGGTTTATAATTTGACAATTGCAAATGCCACTTCCAGTGATGACGGAAATTACACATGTGTAGTTAAACTCGGCGAAATGAGGTCTGATAAAACGGTCGTTTTAGATCTCAGCTTTCCAGGAAAACTAGTCAACAAGACCATGGGACCTATCAAGCAAAACGTCACCGATCAAAATAACGTTTCTATGAAGTGTATTTTTCAGC TATACAAACCCAGCGAAGTCAGATGGTGGAAGCAAGGTAAAGACGACGAAATAATAGATTTCTCACAAAAATCAGGAAAACGTATCGATCTCAAACATATTGAGAGCGAATTCGATCTACACATCCGGAGCCCAGAAGATAACGGTACATACATTTGCGAAGTTTGGGATTCGGTTACATCGACGAATATAACCGGTGAAATTGATATCATCGTGTTCGCTGCGCCACAAGTCGTTATCGATACGGTCATACCGATCAGTGCTTCTCAACTTTTCCTCAATTGGACAATCCGTTCGTACAATTCGCCGATAAAAACGTACAGCCTCATGTACCGTCGGCTACCGTCGAACGACTTCAGTTTATACACTCGGGAAAAAAtcggtattaaaaatatatcgttcgtCATGGAAGGTTTAGAAAATTCCACGAAATATCAACTTAAACTTGAAGTTGCAACCACATATGGACCTAGCAAGCCGCACATATACGAATCGACAGTACGTACGTTGGATAAGGATCCAATATTTGTACCAAATATTTCGATTAACGGCTTCTCGGCAACATCAGTGACGATCGGATGGGCTCCACCACCGGAAGATATAGCGGAATTGATACATTACTATCTCTTGGAAGCGAGGAAAATGGATGAGGTGGCACCGCGAAGCGCATATCATTCTAGAGATAGTAGGAATCTACCGTACATGTTTGACAATTTGGAACCGCATAGCACATATGTGTTCAGG GTTTGCGCATGCTCAGACTTCACAAAGCAGTGTGGGAACTGGTCAGCGGAGATGCAAGCGGCTACATTGGACGGTATCCCGGGTCGGCCCAGCAATGTAACAGTCCATTGTGCCAGCAGTTGGATCAATCTTACATGGCAACCTCCGCTGAAACCAAATGCTGAGATTAAGGGTTATACG ATGGAGTTAACTGGAAATGCAACCTACCGAGACCGATATGGTACAGTCAAGGAAGACATGTGGGGACCTCTTACAAAGTTTAAAACGAATGATTCGAGAAGTGTGAG GTTCGAGGAGCTGCAGCCGAACATGAACTACACGGTGCGGCTGAGCGCCATGACGCGCACGCGGCGGCGCGGCGACGAGGAGCTGCGCCACTGCGCcaccgcgcccgcgccgcccgacgcgccgccgcgcccgcgctgGCGGAAG gTTCGTGAAAATGATAAATACGTATTCGCCATGTACCTACCGCGAATATCGGAGCGAAATGGACCTATTTGTTGCTacag GGTATACATGGTGCGTTTGTTACCGCATTTCGACTGGAATAACCTACCACGACCCAAGGATATAGGTATCGTTGAATATGAGGAAGCGCATGGAGTTATACCAGTTTTGGGAGCGTATATCACTGATGTTTTCTCCAA CGACAACTTCCCATCGGAATCTGAACTGATAATTGGGGATGGTAAAACCTACTTCAATCCAGAGGATCCAGGTCTTAACCGAGAGCCGTGTAAACGATGCCTTACGAAACCGAGACGAGCTTACGAGATCTCCCCTCCTCCTCGACTGCCCGTAACTACCACCCCAACTACAACCAGGGACGAATTCTTTGAGGACGAGATTGATACTACAGCCGAGCCGGAAGAAGAGAAGAGGGACAAAAGGTCTCCAGAATTAGAGAG GGATTACATGAAGAATCCGATGATGATGGATAGACAGGTGGAGATTGAAATAAAAGAAGAGCTGCTAGTCAAAGATGGTCTTCTGGATCCGTCTGCTAATTACACCTTGTTCATTGAACTAATAC ctgGTTCAGAGGAAGACGAGCCTTTATATAGCGAGTACTTGAACGTGTTAATGGCGGCTGCTACTCCAGTTGCTCCACCACCCACTACGACATTGGAGATAGCCTTACTG GTGACGTGTGTTGTGGCGGCGCTGGTCGTGGTGGGCGCGGCGGCGCTGTGCGTGCGGCAGGCGCGCCGCTCGCGCAAGCACCACCACCACCACGACCGCAACCCGCTGCAGGCCGCCTTCAG ATATGTGGTAGACCATATTGGTGGTAGACAACAGCTGATAAGTGCAGTTCCACCTGACATGCCGCCAATCGCAAAGGAGGACCTCGCAGCTGCTTATGCTGAAAGACAAGCAGACTCTGATTACGGATTCCAGAAAGaatttgaa TTGTTGCAGATGCTACCCGAATGCTTCCCTGACCGAACCACGCACGCTTCAGAAGCCAGAGAGAACCAACCGAAGAACAGATATCCTGACATCAAAGCATACGACCAGACTAGAGTCAAGTTAACACAGATCGACGGAATCTCTGGATCCGACTATATTAACGCTAACTACGTCATGGGTTACAAG GAACGCAAACAGTTCATATGCGCCCAAGGTCCAACCGATACAACCGTGAATGACTTCTGGCGAATGATCTGGGAACATGGCTTGGAGCTTATCGTGATGCTGACGAACCTCGAGGAGTACTCCAAAGTGAAGTGCAGCAAATATTGGCCCGATGAAGTGAGGGGCGTCCGCGCGTTTGGCAACATCACGGTGCATCACGTGTCTGAGAAACG CTACTCGGACTATATAGTAAGAGAGCTCAAAATCTCCAAACAACCTTTGAATGCCGACGGACAGCCTATAGTGGAAAATAACGGAATTGCGAAGAGGAATGgtg ATTGTGGTATCGGTGATGCCAGTGCTCCAACATCGCCGAGGGAGCTGAAGGGCGAGACACGACTAGTTCGACAGTACCACTTCCTCATGTGGAAGGACTTCGCGGCTCCTGAACATCCACATTCCATACTTAAATTTATCAAG AGGGTCAACGAAGCGTGGTCCAACATGGTTGGTCGGCCGGTGGTGGTCCACTGCTCGGCTGGAGTCGGACGGACTGGTACGCTGGTGGCGCTGGACTGTCTCCTGGAGCAGCTGCGTGCCACGGGTCACGCCGCCGTGTTCAACACCGTGGCCGAGCTGCGTCGCCAGCGGAACTTCCTCGTGCAATCGCTG aaaCAATACGTCTTCGTGTATCGGGCCCTCGTTGAATACGCGCACTACGGCGACACCGAAATACCAGCGTCAAGACTGAAGAGTTCCATCGATCGTCTCCGGAACACACCAGAGGGTGCTGACAAGTGCCTAATGGAGCACGAATTCGAG AAAATGATGGAGCCGCCCGTGGCCGAGCCCGCCAAGTcgtgcgcggcgggcggcgcggagGAGCTGCGCGCGCGCAACCGCAGCGCCGAGTGCCTGCCCTACGACCGCAACCGCGTTATCCTGGCGCCGCTGCCCGGCCGCGACTACTCCACCTACGTCAACGCCTCCTTCATCGAAG CTTATGACAATACAGAAGGGTTTATTATTACGCAAGATCCTCTACCCGGTACAATTATGGACTTTTGGCGAATGGTGTCCGAGCACAATGTTTCGACCATCGTTATGTTAAGCGAG TTGGGCGATGGCAAATGTCCACGATACTGGGATGATGGTACGGTGCAGTACGAACATATCTCTGTCGAGTACGAGGAAAGCGAATCCTGTCCGTATTACACGAGGCGTCAGTTCAGAGTTACAAACAATAAG AGCGGCGAGTGGCGCTGCGTGCGGCACCTGCAGTACCAGGGCTGGCCCACGGCGGCGGGCCACGTGCCCGAGGTGACGCGCGGGCTGGCCGAGCTGGCGGAGCTGGCGGCGCCGCTGGAGCGCGACGAGCACTCGCACACGCCGCTGCTCGTGCACTGCCA ACTGGGCACGGAGCGCTCGTCGCTGTTCGTGGCGCTGTGCGTGCTGATCTGGCAGCTGCGCGTGGAGCGGCGCGTGGACGTGGCGTGCGTGGCGCGCAAGGTGCGATCGCAGCGGGCGCGCACCATCGACACCTTC tTGCAGTACGAATTCCTACATCGCGCCATATTAAATTATGCGGAACTACACAATCTTTTGGAGGAcagttaa